From the genome of Bacteroidota bacterium, one region includes:
- a CDS encoding flagellin yields the protein MDSTPLSRATSLSQASITDSLNPKLRELAQTQERLSTGRRVNRPSDDASSFQKARQLEVLEQRYEQYNRAITDARAWLDHTQENLDLVTDVFAEAYDLGVRSTNSTLTESERDEIATALEGLMENVVELLNSKAGEEYLYSGTRTGVKPFDFDAADPASDAANVVYYGNGDAVERQIGPDANLDINIDGTRAISVDQDRDGAADFTATESIQNMIDALRANDLDAMKTGIDRIEASRDHFINLGSEVGSVVNRLDLSESQLAEASIAVARQRSDVEEVDLAAALLDFQRAQTNLQTSLQLTATVLQETTLLNFI from the coding sequence ATGGACTCTACTCCTCTTTCACGCGCAACAAGCCTGTCTCAGGCTTCTATTACAGATAGCCTGAATCCGAAATTGCGGGAGCTTGCGCAGACCCAGGAGCGCCTGAGCACCGGCCGACGCGTAAACCGCCCTTCGGATGACGCAAGCTCGTTCCAGAAAGCCCGTCAACTGGAAGTACTCGAACAGCGCTATGAGCAATACAACCGGGCAATTACCGATGCGCGCGCCTGGCTCGATCATACGCAGGAGAACCTCGACCTCGTTACCGATGTGTTTGCTGAAGCCTATGACCTGGGTGTCCGCTCCACCAACTCAACGCTTACCGAATCTGAACGCGATGAAATTGCAACGGCACTGGAAGGGCTTATGGAGAACGTTGTTGAGCTGCTAAACTCAAAAGCCGGCGAAGAATACCTCTACTCTGGTACTCGTACCGGTGTAAAACCTTTTGACTTCGACGCTGCAGATCCGGCAAGTGACGCCGCAAATGTGGTGTATTATGGCAATGGCGATGCGGTGGAACGTCAGATCGGCCCGGACGCTAACCTTGATATCAATATCGACGGCACACGTGCCATTAGCGTCGACCAGGACAGAGACGGCGCAGCTGACTTTACAGCAACTGAAAGCATCCAGAACATGATTGATGCCTTGCGCGCCAATGACCTTGATGCCATGAAAACGGGTATCGATCGTATTGAAGCCAGCCGCGACCACTTTATTAACCTGGGATCAGAAGTAGGCAGTGTGGTAAACCGCCTCGACCTTTCTGAAAGCCAGTTGGCTGAGGCGTCGATTGCTGTTGCCCGTCAGCGCTCGGATGTAGAAGAAGTTGATCTTGCAGCTGCATTACTCGACTTCCAGCGCGCACAAACAAATTTGCAAACATCGTTGCAGCTCACAGCCACAGTTCTCCAGGAAACCACGTTACTGAATTTCATCTAG
- the flgK gene encoding flagellar hook-associated protein FlgK — translation MSINQLIELTRRSFEASTAAINTIGQNIANEQTEGYRRRRVSLQSDAITSNGVQIQVPNNTSLGLGVSVQSIDSIRDHLLASSAWEARAGLGAADEESRLLSAVENLLPVNVDGSLSDVLNRFWNAWSDLASNPEDIGVRQTLLARGNALAGTLNRVGGDLDRLNAQIVDDLDAAVTEFNTKLQRVAELNVGIQAARANNAPDLIAEDERARLVSDLSELAPINVEVTELETYHITVNSVTVVQGRDFEPLTLDTLGNPPTLTYETSGLSYNAPAGDDGRIGALLRTINSTMADTRQNLDTLAASLVDRINTLHAGGFGLDGNTGRNFFDPTGTAAGTIAISGDISEARFIAASDNPDATATGDNDIAAAILGERTATQVTLSDQTFENFSISIVSNVGSQLESANAQYEGHQAVVNYLDALERGASGVSVNEELTNLIQFQQSFAAAARVLNTAQSMFDTLLSI, via the coding sequence GCGGGTTTCCTTACAGTCAGACGCCATTACCAGCAACGGCGTCCAGATCCAGGTTCCAAACAATACAAGCCTTGGCCTGGGCGTTTCCGTACAGAGCATTGACAGCATCCGCGACCACCTGCTTGCCTCTTCCGCATGGGAAGCCCGGGCCGGCCTCGGTGCAGCTGATGAAGAATCCCGGTTGCTTTCTGCGGTAGAAAACCTCTTGCCCGTCAACGTAGACGGTTCGCTGTCCGATGTGCTGAATCGATTCTGGAACGCGTGGAGCGACCTGGCCAGTAATCCTGAAGATATCGGTGTCCGGCAAACCCTGCTTGCACGTGGGAATGCCCTTGCCGGCACGTTAAACCGTGTTGGAGGTGATCTCGACCGCCTGAATGCACAGATCGTTGATGACCTTGACGCTGCAGTTACAGAATTCAATACCAAGCTACAACGCGTTGCTGAACTCAATGTGGGTATCCAGGCTGCCCGGGCCAACAATGCGCCAGACCTCATCGCAGAAGATGAGCGGGCACGGCTTGTTTCCGACCTTTCGGAACTGGCGCCGATCAATGTGGAAGTGACCGAACTGGAAACATACCACATCACCGTAAACAGCGTAACCGTTGTGCAAGGGCGCGACTTTGAGCCCCTCACACTCGACACGCTTGGCAATCCGCCAACCCTCACGTACGAAACTTCTGGCCTCAGCTACAATGCGCCAGCAGGGGATGATGGACGCATCGGCGCCCTGCTTCGCACCATCAACTCGACGATGGCAGACACGCGGCAAAACCTCGATACGCTTGCAGCTTCGCTGGTTGACCGCATTAACACCCTGCACGCGGGCGGGTTTGGGCTTGATGGCAATACCGGCCGCAACTTCTTCGACCCAACCGGTACGGCAGCCGGCACCATCGCCATTTCTGGTGATATTTCTGAAGCGCGGTTCATCGCAGCCTCAGATAACCCGGATGCAACAGCTACGGGCGACAACGACATTGCAGCCGCCATTCTCGGTGAGCGCACCGCTACGCAAGTAACGCTGAGCGACCAAACATTCGAAAACTTCTCAATCTCGATTGTAAGCAATGTCGGGAGCCAGCTCGAGTCTGCCAATGCGCAGTATGAAGGCCACCAGGCAGTTGTAAACTATCTGGATGCACTCGAGCGCGGGGCGTCCGGCGTTTCAGTGAATGAGGAATTAACCAACCTCATCCAGTTCCAACAGTCCTTTGCCGCAGCTGCCCGCGTGCTGAATACAGCACAGAGCATGTTCGATACGCTACTGTCAATCTAA